A portion of the Methanobrevibacter sp. genome contains these proteins:
- a CDS encoding chorismate lyase encodes MQMSKNEANRDLIEKIKQAEEEYGETFSNTQKILLTTDGSITAILDVLYGKITLTTLDQHFETADKSHAKLVNVSEGEQINYREVIMHKDGRPLIYAISHIPLSRCDENICADLVRADIPIGRILKNYNIESRREINNIFIEKPNETLKELFKTDEDMLARDYVIINNDEILMWIKEVFPISYFKEI; translated from the coding sequence ATGCAAATGTCTAAAAACGAAGCCAACAGAGACCTTATTGAAAAAATAAAACAGGCCGAAGAAGAATATGGTGAAACTTTTTCAAATACGCAAAAAATCCTGCTAACAACTGACGGATCAATTACAGCTATTTTAGATGTATTATATGGAAAAATTACACTAACAACACTTGACCAGCATTTTGAAACAGCAGATAAAAGCCATGCAAAACTGGTTAATGTAAGTGAGGGAGAACAGATTAATTACCGCGAGGTTATAATGCATAAGGACGGCAGACCCTTAATTTATGCAATCTCACACATTCCATTATCAAGATGTGATGAGAATATCTGTGCCGATTTAGTTAGAGCAGACATACCGATTGGCAGAATTCTGAAAAATTACAATATCGAATCCAGAAGGGAAATCAACAACATCTTCATTGAAAAACCAAACGAAACTTTAAAGGAACTGTTTAAAACAGATGAAGACATGCTTGCAAGAGACTATGTCATAATCAACAATGACGAAATATTGATGTGGATTAAAGAAGTATTTCCAATCAGCTATTTTAAAGAGATATAG
- the fen gene encoding flap endonuclease-1, translated as MGVKLKDIIEPESINFKDLEGRTISIDAFNTLFQFLSTIRQRDGRPLCDENGNVTSHLSGILYRNSSMIEKGIKPIYIFDGKAPELKSETQAKRREIRDEAERTYKEALAKGDEEKARKFAMRSSKLSPEILESSKKLLTLMGIPYIEAKGEGEAQAAYLVANGDAYAVASQDYDCLLFGAKRVVRNLAVNSNLGNLEYYDLNRVLRELDITREELIDMGILIGTDFCEGLKGIGAKTALKLAHKGQLKEKIAELQKESDHDLDEVREIFLNHNVNTDYKIKWQKPEKDKIIEFLCYEHGFSEDRVSKASDKLKNLTSSQKSLDAWF; from the coding sequence ATGGGCGTGAAACTGAAGGACATAATTGAACCGGAATCAATTAATTTCAAAGATTTGGAAGGAAGAACAATTTCCATTGATGCATTCAACACCCTTTTCCAATTCTTATCAACCATAAGGCAAAGGGACGGAAGGCCTTTATGTGACGAAAACGGAAATGTCACATCCCATCTAAGCGGAATATTATATAGAAACTCTTCAATGATTGAAAAAGGAATAAAACCAATTTATATATTCGATGGAAAAGCTCCGGAACTTAAAAGTGAAACACAGGCAAAAAGAAGAGAAATCAGAGACGAAGCAGAACGGACCTATAAAGAGGCTCTGGCTAAAGGAGATGAGGAAAAAGCCCGCAAATTTGCTATGAGATCCTCCAAACTATCACCAGAAATACTTGAATCCTCCAAAAAATTATTAACATTAATGGGAATCCCCTATATTGAAGCCAAAGGTGAAGGTGAAGCACAGGCAGCATACCTTGTAGCTAATGGTGATGCATATGCAGTTGCATCACAGGATTACGATTGCCTTTTATTTGGAGCCAAAAGAGTTGTAAGAAACCTTGCCGTCAATTCAAATCTCGGCAATCTAGAATATTATGATTTAAATAGGGTTTTAAGAGAATTAGACATAACAAGAGAAGAATTAATCGATATGGGAATATTAATTGGAACCGATTTTTGTGAAGGTCTTAAGGGCATAGGGGCTAAAACTGCTCTTAAGTTGGCCCATAAGGGACAATTAAAGGAAAAAATAGCCGAACTTCAAAAGGAATCAGACCATGATTTAGATGAGGTTCGTGAAATCTTTCTTAATCATAACGTGAATACCGACTATAAGATTAAATGGCAAAAGCCTGAAAAAGACAAAATCATCGAATTTTTATGTTATGAACATGGCTTTTCAGAAGACCGCGTATCCAAAGCCTCAGACAAACTTAAAAATCTAACATCCTCACAGAAAAGTCTCGATGCGTGGTTCTAA
- a CDS encoding DUF2119 domain-containing protein, with amino-acid sequence MSYFQYIDNGEGPVKLFIGGLHGNEGKTSLKFIKRIKDEDLSCGQFYFYNFDKTPYVSTIKKEFYSTKIGKKVLELIRDLKPDFYTELHCYDLKNYNKLISIERYEKTGIPPLIKLGNHVLVSSVSPLIRMTYFSAETVCKTLEFPCFEKLNPEIAGRYDFNMARAIETYEELLKLILKSSSRQDFERKMMIRYSEQVHLAMEYAQKVFGKDFPPY; translated from the coding sequence ATGTCTTATTTTCAATACATTGACAATGGTGAAGGGCCGGTAAAGCTGTTTATTGGCGGGCTTCATGGGAATGAAGGTAAAACATCTCTGAAATTCATTAAAAGAATTAAAGATGAAGATTTATCATGTGGCCAGTTCTATTTTTATAACTTTGATAAAACGCCTTATGTATCAACCATTAAAAAGGAATTTTACTCAACTAAAATCGGCAAAAAGGTTTTGGAATTAATTAGAGATTTAAAGCCGGATTTTTATACTGAACTCCATTGTTATGATCTTAAAAATTATAATAAACTAATTTCAATAGAGAGATATGAAAAAACAGGCATTCCTCCCCTTATAAAATTGGGAAATCATGTGCTGGTTTCATCTGTTTCGCCGCTGATTAGAATGACTTATTTTTCAGCCGAAACGGTATGTAAAACATTGGAATTTCCATGCTTTGAAAAGTTAAATCCGGAAATTGCCGGAAGATATGATTTTAATATGGCGAGGGCTATTGAAACTTATGAAGAATTGCTTAAATTAATCTTGAAATCATCATCAAGACAGGACTTTGAAAGGAAAATGATGATAAGGTATTCCGAGCAGGTTCATTTGGCTATGGAATATGCCCAAAAAGTATTCGGTAAAGATTTTCCTCCTTATTAG